The sequence below is a genomic window from Labilibaculum sp. DW002.
ATTTCGTTTTTATACGATTGTAGTATTTCTTTTTTCAATAATGATAACCTTGGGCTTGTTAGCATCTGGAAATATTGCGGGAGAACAAGCTTTTCGCGATGCTCTCTTTACAGTAGTTTCAATCATAACAACAACTGGTTATGCAACTGCAGATTATTTATTGTGGATGCCTTTCCTAGGCATGCTGATTTTTGTATTAATGTTTGTTGGTGGTTCTGCCGGTTCAACAGGAGGTGGTGTCAAAGTAGTGAGGATTCTTCTTTTGTTTAAGAATAGTTTTTACGAACTAAAAAGATTGATACACCCTAATGCTGTTATTCCAACACGTTATAATCAGCGAGTAGTTGATTCAAAAACAGTAACAAATATTCTTGCCTTTTTTGTATTCTATATCATCATATTCATGTTTTCAACTGTATTGATGTCTTTTTGGAGTGCAGATATCTTTTCAGCTTTAAGTGCTGTTGCTACAACCTTGGGTAATATCGGACCTGGATTTAGCGAAATTGGGCCTATGGAGAATTTCTCTAAGTTGCCAGATTTTGCAAAATGGTTTTTATCATTCTTAATGCTTTTAGGGCGATTGGAACTTTTTACTGTATTGGTATTATTCTCACCTTCTTTTTGGAAAGAGTAAATTACATTGGTAAGTTTTCATTTGTCCCTGCGTGTTGGGATTTTTATTGTAATTCCTCACGCAAGTCAGCAGTATTCTAGTATAATCCTCAAACAACAGGATGATATTTTGACTTATTTTCAATACTAATCTGTACCCTCACATAAAATACGACTATAAATGGCCTTTATTGAGTTGTGTATTCTAATAGAGATATATTGGTTTTCCATATCATACCATTCTTAACTTAATCGAAAGGCTTACCTTAAGATTTTTTATTAGTAATGGTATCGTATTGCCAACTGATTAACTATCAGTCTATAAAATCCTATATATTAGGTAAGTAATGCCACTAATTTTAATATGCATCTGCTTCTGCATTCTTGGAATTTCTATCTAGGGTACTTGATGTATATTAATCAGATGATCAATTAAAAAATGCCATATTATTTGTTTTGAAGAGACTCGATTTCTTGCAATATCTCTTGTGCTTGTGCATATTTCAGATCGCTTTCCGAACGATTTATCTTCGATAAATTATGCCATTCTTTCAATAACGATTTGTATTTTTTCTGTAGAATTTCCGTTTTTGTTTTCTTTTTGAATAATCCAAACATGAGTTTTTATTTTATAGTTTAGTACTTAATATTATTTGGTCGTGAATAAAGTAACTGCATTACATTGATATTACGCATATCAAAGGCTGCTTCGCAATAAGAAAGATAGTAATTCCATCTTCTGATAAATAAATTGTTGAAGCCAAGTTCATTGACCTTTTTTTCTTTTTTATTGAATGAATCGCGCCACATCCGCAAGGTTTTCGCGTAATGTTTTCCCATGTCTTCCAAGTGAATAGGTGTTAAATCTGAACTCTGATTCATTGCACTGTGCAAGGCAGATACCGATGGTAATAAAGAGCCAGGGAAGATGTGTTTTTGAATCCAGTCAACCCCTTTTTTCATTTCTTTAAAACGTGAATCGGGACAAGTAATAACTTGTATGGCTAACAAACCGTCTTTTGCGAGTAGGTTATTTACTTTTGAGAAGAATGGTTTGTAGAATTTGTATCCAACCGCTTCCAACATTTCAATCGAAACGATTTTATCAAACTTGCCATTCACTAATCTGTAATCTTTAAATAGAATACTAATTCGATCTTCCAATCCCGCATTTTTAACACGCTGTTTAGCATATGTATATTGTTCTTTCGAAATGGTAATTGCTGTTACATGAACAGAGAAGTGCTCTGCCATAAAAATGGCCATTCCTCCCCAGCCGCAGCCTATCTCAAGTACTCGATCACCATTAGTAAGTTTCATTTTCTCTGCCAGTTTTTGGTATTTCATTTGTTGTGCTTCATATAGCGATGTTTCTTCATTTATGAAATAGGCGGCTGAGTAAGTCATGCTTTTATCTAGCCAAAGGGAGTAAAAATCATTGCTTAAATCGTAATGAGCAGCAATGTTTTTTTTCGATCCGGACAGCGTGTTATCCCGAAAACTGTGGCTCATTTTGTTAAGCCATTTAAAAAGATTAAAGGCTCCGGTTTTAATCTTACTTCCCGATATATTTGGCGTATTATCGATGTTTGCCAGAATCCAGGAAATCAATTTTGTGATGTCGGATGTTTCCCACAAACCTTGCTCGTAAGCTTCTCCAAATCCGATATCTCCATAAAAGAAAAGCTGCTTGTAAAATTTCGATGATAGAATTCTAATGTCGGCTTTTATTTTTGCATTCGCTGAACCAAGGCGGAATATATTTTGATTTGGAAGACAAACTTCAATTGATTCTCTGTCCATCTTTTTAAGCAAATTCAGAAATATTTTTTCCTGAAATCCTGTGTTTTGTCTTATTGCTATTGTGTTTTCCATGATGAGAGATTTTTATCTGTGAGCTTGTTTTTTTCTTCGTATTTTTTTAATCGATCTCGTTGTAAATCTAAATGTTCATTTTTTCGTAAATAGGGAATCCCTTTAAGGTAAAGTTTTAAGGCTTGATAGTGAATCAGAAAGATAACTTGTAAGGTGATGATAGGAAAACGAAGCATGAAACGGATTACATTTCGGTTGTTAAGTGCTAATTGTTTACCTCGAAGAGAAGCTGTGAAAATTCGATTCCCATCTTTATAGTCATCAATTTTGTTGAAAAATACCTTTTCGGGTATGCTGAGTTCAAAATCGAAATCGACATCGTGTTGGATAAAAGGAGAAACGTAAAAGTGCTTCTTCTTTCGATCAGTAAATTTTCCGTCGCTATAGTTTTCTTTTCCCAAATAGAATAATTTCATTTCCCCGTAGGTATTGTTTACTTCAGCAATACTTCCCAATGTATTGTTTTCTTCATCAAAACAATAGTAAAAAGAAACAGGATTGAATTGGTAACCCAAAGTGCATAAGTTGGTTAGTAGAATTATTTTTGAAGGATGCTGATGAATACCTTGTTTCTGCAAAAATTGTTCTACCTCGAAACGAACACTTCTGGCTTCTCCTGATTTTGTAAGCTGTAAATGATCTTTATCGCGGAAATTGAAATAATTAAATCGGTTGTGACTCACAAACCACAGCGTTTTGGAAAGAACTGGCAGTTCATCCAAGTCGATACTGAACAGGAAGCTTTTGTATCGAAATGATCGATGAACCTTTTCCATTCGGGAATGAAATACCTCGCATTCGTATAGGCTTGAATTGATGATATGTTCTTCTTTTTTAGTCATCCTGCTTTTTGTTGTATCTTTTTTTGATGTTCTGTTTTTAAGATTGTTTTGGCTAGTTCTACTGCCGAACTGTAAGCGTCTTCATGAAAGCCATATTTGAAATAACTTCCGCAGAAATAGATTGGGCCCTCATGATTCAATTCAGGTAAACGTTCTTGTGCTTTCATTGCTTCCACCGTAAAAATTGGATGATCGTAAGGAATGCTTTGGTGAATCTTTTTAAGCTCCAATTCAATTGGGTTAATGGAGACAAAATAATTTTGCTTTTCGGATACATTTTGTAGAGAATTCATATTGTAAATCGTGCTGGTTTTTATGTTTCCCGAACGATCGTCCATCAGATAATTCCAACTCGACCACACCTTTTTGTTTTTTGGCATAACCGAACAATCAGAATGTAAAACCGCTCTATTTTTCTGATAGCAGAATTGAGATAAAAGTTTCTCTTGTAGCTTGTTCGGGTTGACAAGCATAGAAAGAGCTTCATCTGCATGTGCAGCAACAATCACCTTGTCGAACCAATGCTCTTTACCTGCATTAGTTGTTATTTTCACTTGCTCTTCTACAGTAAGAATTTCTTTTATGGCCGAATTCAAATGTATTTTATCCCGAAAGGGTTCAATAAGTAATTGTTTGTAGCTTTCGCTTCCACCTTCTACTGTATACCATTGAAAATGGGAATCTACACCCAACATACCATGGTTACGGAAGAAATGCACAAGTCCTTTGATTGGAAATTTTAAACTCACATCAGGTGGTGTAGACCAAATTGCCGAGCTCATGGGAATAAGATATTTGTCGGTAAATTCTTTTCCCAGCTTCTTTTGCTGAATATATTCTTGTATCGTTAGGTCTTCGAGATTGCCATTTACAAGATCCTGTAAACTCTCTTTGTTGAATCGATTGATCTCTAATAACATTTTAATGAATTGAGCATTGAAGATGTTTTTGCGTTGGGCGAAAAGGCCTGAAAAACCCGAACCGCAATATTCCAACTGACTGCTTTTGTGCTGAACACTAAAACTCATGCTGGTTTTTTTAATAGGTACCTTTAGTTGATTGAACAGATTAATCAAGTTTGGATAGGTTTGTTTGTTGAAAACCATAAAGCCTGTATCAATGGGAATTTGTTGGCCATCCTCTTCAACATAAACCGTATTGGTGTGTCCACCAACGTAATTGTTTTTTTCGAACAGTTCAATGTCATAGCTGTGCTGAAGCAAATGAGCTGAACCCATTCCTGCAATTCCAGTTCCTATGATTGCAAGTCGTTGTTTTTTGAAGTCCATAAGATCAATTTTTTAGATTTAAGGGCCTAGTTCCGGATAGTTTAGCAAAGCTTTATAGCTGTGTCCTTCCTGATCTCGAATGTTAGAAATTCCTTCGTATTTACTAATTCGTTTGCTTTGTAGATCGTAATGAACGTAAATGGGATTCATAAGTACACGAAGAAATAGTTTTTGGCATTCCATTCGAAGTACCACTATGTTTGGATTATTGGTTTGTTCATCTACTTTATATATTCTGAAGGTGAAATAATCCTGAAAGGCAACTGAAAGAAAGTTGAATACTAATTTTTCTTCTGCCATAAGTTTATTCCAGTTGTTTTTGATGTAGTAATTAAAACCTCCATCGACAACGGCTGGTTCGGGTACATATATACTTTTTTCTTTTAGCTTCGAATTGTAATTTTTCTGATAGCGAATGCCGAATTGATTGGCTCCCAAATGAATGACCTCTTCAAGTAATCCGCTTCGTTCATCCATCAAAAGGTAATTCGGTTTTTGAAAAGAATTCCTAAAATCAAGCTCTCTATGAGCAAACTCAGATCCATTTTCTCCAACAAATGAGGTTTGTGTTTCTAAATGTTTACCTTCTCTAAATATCTCCTGATGCACCTCTTTGTAGATGAATTCCAATGAATTTTTATCCATTGCAATGCCTTCGTAAACTCGATTTTCGGTTCCCGAACGAAAACCGTAAAAAGAGAAGAGAATAATAATGAATAAGAGCTTTTTCATCTTCTTAGAATTTAATTGATTTTAATTGGGATTTCTTTTACTGAAAAGGTAATGGCTTATGCTCCATTCTTCACCTTGTCGATATCCCCATAATTCGGAACAAGCCATAAAGAAGATCCTCCAATAAACCCACCAGCGAACAGCCTGATTGGTACCGTAAGTTTCTTTGAATATTGGCATGATTTCGGTTTTTTGTTCATCCATTTTTTGCAACCATGCTTCTGCTGTTTTCTCATAATGAGTTCCGTTCATATGCCATCTTTTTTCGATGGTTAAGTGTTCTTGAAAGTGCGAGAAGAGATTTTCACCCGGCATTATTCCTCCCGTGAAAAAGTATTTTGACATCCAATCGCTCGAATCCTGAATTTCAAATTTGTATGTCAACTCTTTGTGCGAGAAAACATGAACAAAAAGTTTACCGGTTAGCTTTAAAAATCCATTAATTCGAAGTAAAAGTTCTTGGTAATTTCTCATGTGCTCGAACATTTCAACAGAAATAACTCTATCAAATTTTTCATTTATATTGAAATTATTCATGTCAGCAGTAATGATGTGTAGGTTGGTAATTCTCATACCAAGTGCTTTGGCTTGTATGTATTCTCGCTGAGAATGAGAATTGGAAACCGCTGTAATGTGTGAATTTGGAAATTTTTGTGCCATATACAAGCTAAGAGATCCCCAACCACATCCCAATTCGAGAATGTCATGTCCATCTTGAATTTCAGCTCGTTCAATTGTCTTTTTAAGCATTTTTTTCTCAGCTTCATCCAAATCGTTTGTACTCTCGTCCCAAAATCCACAGGAATATTTTAAATACCGTCCCAGAACTTTCTCGAAAAAGCCTGCAGGTAATTCATAATGTTGCTCGTTGGCTGCATTGGTATTGATTGCGATTGGACTCTCTTTTAATTCATCAACTAATTTATTGATATTGAATTGTTTTCGCTCATTTTGCAGCCGTTGCTTTAACAATTCTCTTATTTTGATTCTGATTAATGAATCGGGAATCAAGCCCTTTTCAACGATATTAATATACCACATAGCAATTGTGTTTTATTTGTTTAATGAATTCTGGTTCAATTTTATGATTCTAAATGAGTGTAATATTTTCATAGCAAAAAAGGAAGGATCGAATTCATACCATTTACTTGCAAAATTTGCTTTCCATGGTTTTGCATGGTGATTGTTGTGCAAGGCTTCTCCTCCCAATAGAATTTCAATAGGGAATAGATTTGTTGAATCGTTGTTCTGTTTGAAATTTCGATACCCAATTTTATGTGAGAACCAGTTGATGATAGCACCATGTATAGGACTCATAAAAAAATGGAGCGGGAGCATAGTAAACCAATATATGTTTGGTGCATAAAGTAGATAGATTAAGATATAGACACTAGCCCATAAAATTCTTGAAACCCACGATTCTGAAATTTTCTCAAAAGCGATCCATCTTGGTATATTCTTATTTACACCATTTTGAAGTGTTATCTCTTTATTTTTCACCAATGAATAGTAGCGATAAGTGCTCAGCATAAATTTGAAAATGTTAGACGAATGATTAGGAGAATGCGGATCATTTGCTTGTTCTGTGTGCATGTGATGCATTCTGTGCATATAAGCA
It includes:
- a CDS encoding Lacal_2735 family protein, which encodes MFGLFKKKTKTEILQKKYKSLLKEWHNLSKINRSESDLKYAQAQEILQEIESLQNK
- a CDS encoding SAM-dependent methyltransferase; the encoded protein is MENTIAIRQNTGFQEKIFLNLLKKMDRESIEVCLPNQNIFRLGSANAKIKADIRILSSKFYKQLFFYGDIGFGEAYEQGLWETSDITKLISWILANIDNTPNISGSKIKTGAFNLFKWLNKMSHSFRDNTLSGSKKNIAAHYDLSNDFYSLWLDKSMTYSAAYFINEETSLYEAQQMKYQKLAEKMKLTNGDRVLEIGCGWGGMAIFMAEHFSVHVTAITISKEQYTYAKQRVKNAGLEDRISILFKDYRLVNGKFDKIVSIEMLEAVGYKFYKPFFSKVNNLLAKDGLLAIQVITCPDSRFKEMKKGVDWIQKHIFPGSLLPSVSALHSAMNQSSDLTPIHLEDMGKHYAKTLRMWRDSFNKKEKKVNELGFNNLFIRRWNYYLSYCEAAFDMRNINVMQLLYSRPNNIKY
- a CDS encoding DUF1365 domain-containing protein codes for the protein MTKKEEHIINSSLYECEVFHSRMEKVHRSFRYKSFLFSIDLDELPVLSKTLWFVSHNRFNYFNFRDKDHLQLTKSGEARSVRFEVEQFLQKQGIHQHPSKIILLTNLCTLGYQFNPVSFYYCFDEENNTLGSIAEVNNTYGEMKLFYLGKENYSDGKFTDRKKKHFYVSPFIQHDVDFDFELSIPEKVFFNKIDDYKDGNRIFTASLRGKQLALNNRNVIRFMLRFPIITLQVIFLIHYQALKLYLKGIPYLRKNEHLDLQRDRLKKYEEKNKLTDKNLSSWKTQ
- a CDS encoding NAD(P)/FAD-dependent oxidoreductase, whose product is MDFKKQRLAIIGTGIAGMGSAHLLQHSYDIELFEKNNYVGGHTNTVYVEEDGQQIPIDTGFMVFNKQTYPNLINLFNQLKVPIKKTSMSFSVQHKSSQLEYCGSGFSGLFAQRKNIFNAQFIKMLLEINRFNKESLQDLVNGNLEDLTIQEYIQQKKLGKEFTDKYLIPMSSAIWSTPPDVSLKFPIKGLVHFFRNHGMLGVDSHFQWYTVEGGSESYKQLLIEPFRDKIHLNSAIKEILTVEEQVKITTNAGKEHWFDKVIVAAHADEALSMLVNPNKLQEKLLSQFCYQKNRAVLHSDCSVMPKNKKVWSSWNYLMDDRSGNIKTSTIYNMNSLQNVSEKQNYFVSINPIELELKKIHQSIPYDHPIFTVEAMKAQERLPELNHEGPIYFCGSYFKYGFHEDAYSSAVELAKTILKTEHQKKIQQKAG
- a CDS encoding SAM-dependent methyltransferase produces the protein MWYINIVEKGLIPDSLIRIKIRELLKQRLQNERKQFNINKLVDELKESPIAINTNAANEQHYELPAGFFEKVLGRYLKYSCGFWDESTNDLDEAEKKMLKKTIERAEIQDGHDILELGCGWGSLSLYMAQKFPNSHITAVSNSHSQREYIQAKALGMRITNLHIITADMNNFNINEKFDRVISVEMFEHMRNYQELLLRINGFLKLTGKLFVHVFSHKELTYKFEIQDSSDWMSKYFFTGGIMPGENLFSHFQEHLTIEKRWHMNGTHYEKTAEAWLQKMDEQKTEIMPIFKETYGTNQAVRWWVYWRIFFMACSELWGYRQGEEWSISHYLFSKRNPN
- a CDS encoding fatty acid desaturase, with the protein product MNRFWERTFFIGTWISQGTSYLNPFAYAYMHRMHHMHTEQANDPHSPNHSSNIFKFMLSTYRYYSLVKNKEITLQNGVNKNIPRWIAFEKISESWVSRILWASVYILIYLLYAPNIYWFTMLPLHFFMSPIHGAIINWFSHKIGYRNFKQNNDSTNLFPIEILLGGEALHNNHHAKPWKANFASKWYEFDPSFFAMKILHSFRIIKLNQNSLNK